The Deltaproteobacteria bacterium sequence CCCGCGAGTGGATCAGCGGTTTCTTTGGGCCGGGAGGCGGCGGATTCCCCGGGTCGCAGGAACGAACACCCGGTCCTCCCCGAGATTCACGATCTCGCCGCGGAGGGTGACCGACTTCACCCCCTTGGGGACCTCGATCTCGAACGCGCCCGATTCCCCGCGGAAGAGGGCCCCTTCGCCGCGGAACGGGGACTTCGGGAAAACGCGCTTTCGCTCCGTCCTCCCGTCGCCGTACAGGAACTCCGCGATCACCCCGATGGAGCGCAGCGAGAGATCGGGGATGTCTTCCCCCCGGTTGACGAGCTTCCCCGTCAGGAGGACCCTTCCGCCATCCTTCCGCTCCCGCTCCGCCTCGATCAGAAAGGCGTTGTCCGACGGAACGACGATCCTCACCCGCGTCAGGAATCCGAGCGCGAGCCACAGGACAAGGGCCGCGAGAAGGGCCGGGCCGACGACCTTCACCCACTTGCCGTGTTCCCGGTAAAATTTCCGGAGCCGCGGAAAGCGTTCCGGGGGAACCAGCAGCCCGCGGATGTCCTTCGGCTTTCCGGAGGTCCCACCCGTCATGGGCTGCCGGCAATACGGGCAGTCGGGAACGTCGTCAGGGATCTGGATCGTGCAGTGCGGACAGCTGATGTAGTTCCGGCCTTCCGGGTCGAGCGCCGGCATGTCCGTCATGTCGATTCTCCCCCAGCCCCCGCCGTCAGTGCCCGTCCCGGGAAGAGAGGTACTCAACAAGGAGGCGGACCGGCGCGCCCGAAGGCCCCGGGGCGTATCCGCGCTTCTCCTTCTCCACCCAGGCGGTGCCGGCGATGTCGAAGTGGACCCACGGCGTGCCGCCCGCGAACTCCCGGAGGAAGCGGCCGGCCGTGATGGTCCCGGCCTCGCCGCCGCCGACGTTCTTCAGTTCCCCGATGTCGCTTTTGATCTGCTCGAAATACTCCTCGTGCAGCGGCAGCTCCCACGCCTTCTCTCCCGACGCCGCCGAGGCCGCCTTCATCCGCGAGAGCATGGCCTCGTCGCTCCCCATCATCCCGATGTTCACGCTGCCCAGCGCCACGATGCAGGCACCGGTAAGCGTCGCCGCGTCGACCATCTCCTTCGGCTTGTATTTCCGGACGGCGTACGTCATCGCGTCCGCCAGGATGAGACGGCCCTCCGCATCGGTGGAGAGGATCTCGACGGTCTTCCCGGACATCATCCGAAGGACGTCGCCCGGCCGATAGGCCGTGCCGGAGGGCATGTTTTCGACGGAGGGAACGACCGCGACGAGGTTCCGCTTGAGGCCGAGGGCGGCGGCGGCCCGGATCGTCGCCAGCATGGCGGCCCCACCCGCCATGTCGTACTTCATCTTCTCCATCCCCTCCCACTTTTTCAGGGAGATCCCGCCGGTGTCGAAGGTGACCCCCTTCCCGACGAGGGCGGTCCATGGCGCACCCGGCCTCCCCCCGCGGTATTCGAGGACGATCAGGCGCGGCGGCGCGGG is a genomic window containing:
- a CDS encoding leucyl aminopeptidase, with the protein product MRIGCVSGDIRTTKADMVVVNLFEGAKRPGGAAAAVDAAIGGAIAAAVRAGDFVGKLGETFSLRPSRGLSSPRVLVVGLGKKEKFTADHARQAVLPVLKAAKRLKLSTVASVVHGAGEGGVDPGTAARFCALGAALSAFEYDRYKVEKAHRVARFLFVERDAKAFPSVRAGVSWGARVGEAINWGRALVATPPAELRPDDLARAARGVGRGIGVVAARKVRVRVLGLPELSALKAGGILAVAKGSPAPPRLIVLEYRGGRPGAPWTALVGKGVTFDTGGISLKKWEGMEKMKYDMAGGAAMLATIRAAAALGLKRNLVAVVPSVENMPSGTAYRPGDVLRMMSGKTVEILSTDAEGRLILADAMTYAVRKYKPKEMVDAATLTGACIVALGSVNIGMMGSDEAMLSRMKAASAASGEKAWELPLHEEYFEQIKSDIGELKNVGGGEAGTITAGRFLREFAGGTPWVHFDIAGTAWVEKEKRGYAPGPSGAPVRLLVEYLSSRDGH